The genomic segment GAAAGAAAGCTTTAAAGAGGCAGACTCAATCTAAATGAGAAATATCTCTAAACACAAAAGCCCATTTGAGTTCTGGTAGGAGTGATCGTGTTGCTGGTCAGGGCTGTTACCTGGGACCTGGTTGAAGTGGGGTCCTCCGTTGGGCTGGTTCAGGGCCAGGGGCATGTTGGGCTGACCCGTCAATGACGCGGGCCGGCGGTACGGCAGAGACCCCCCCACCGCAGGAGGGTTCTGTGGTTGCACCGGTCGGTTCATGCTAAAGAACTGGGGGGCACCTGGGGTACAGACAGCAAGGGGAACCAGAGAGAGATTTTGGTACGGTGTAGCTATGTCACTGAACTTATCACTTCTGTTTCCCATCATGATGCACTTCATTCATGGGATCGATGTAAGCACTTTTGGTATTCAGATGTCTTATCATCATGGCATATTTCAAGTCAAAGACCCTTTTCAACATCACTTACTGTAAGAACACAAGGACAATTTAACTCATGCACAAGGGGTGATGATGGCATGCAGGTGGTAACTGGGGGCGATGGGAGAGAGTTGCCCTAAGAAGGGAATGAGAAAGAGACGCCCAGAGGAAAAAGGAAAAGACACAGTGACAGATCAGACAGTGAGAGGGAGGGTGATGGAGAAACTCTGATGATGCATGGGTGGAGAACAAACAGCCCACGTGACAACATGCCCGCTGgtacacagacagatacaggtcCTGGGATGATGGGAGAGATGGACGTGATGCAAGGGTGAGGGTGGTGGGGGCACTCACCTTGTGCGGGAGTGCTGAAAGCAGCAGGGCCGGTGCTAGTGACGGAAGTGGGGAgctggggtgggggagggggcacGGATGGACCCTCaggagggggggtgggggaggggttaggagctagagagAGTACAGGGAGGCCATCAGGTGGGACgggagtagtggtggtagtgggaggTGGCTTAGCAGGGTTGGGAAGGGCAGGGGCGGTACCTGCACCATCAGCAGGTGGGAAAGGGAGGAAAGCAGTGGAAAAAAAGAGGAAAGgaaagacaggagagggagataaagacaggtgctcagacactatcaagggggaaggaaggagagagtttaAAGCAGTCTGACAGACAGTATTGCTCCTTAGAGAGCTAGTAGGTGGAGCTTAGACAGTGGACAGGGCATGGGGCCAGACCTTACCTGGGAATGCTGTGGGGGGCGGGGCAGGCGTTGGCACGGCGATAGGCAAACCCACGGAGCCGCTGCCGCTattctctctgctgctgctgcggctgctgctgctggggtggctgcctccACTGCTGCCACTGCTAGTGATGTTACACAGCCCATCACAAAACCCAGTCAACACCCGCTGGCATTAAGTCATTTATCGTCTAGATTAGAGGTTATATACTTTGTAGGGCCAGTTCCCCAGATACAGATTAAGCCTACTACTGGACTAAAAAGTACTGTAATTTTTTTGGTCCAGCGCTAGGTTTAATCTGTGGTGCAGGAAACCGGCCCTTAGAGCCCTATTGGCATCAGAGGACCTGCAAGCACAACCTACCAAACCAAGGTCTCTCCTGGCCCAAAATCCTGCCCCCCACCTACCTAGCACTGAACGGATTTAAATGAACAGCTCTGCTTTGAGATGACATGTACAGCAATAAAGAAATGAATAAAACGTCACAAATTACAACATGACATTTAGCGGTGGTCGACTAGTGAGAGATGACGTGACAAAGACAGAGGCGCGACAAAGCTGGAGGCATCTGAAGAAAATCAAGGCgagaaggaaagaggaggagattgGAGACAGGGAATGAGTGAGAAACTGGATGGATGGAAGAAAGGACCAACGCATAGGTAGGTTGAGCAGAAAGAACTATGTCTTGTTTAATTTAAGCCAAGGTCAATCATTGCTACTATTAGTTTTAACGTCAGTTTCAAACGTAGTAATGTGCTCAGAAGGAAATAGAGAAGGGACTGACGGAGAAAGGGGATCAGCTGTATTCTCTGGTGGCAGATACTCTGTCATGTAGTCCTAAAGATCTTGTTCTCACTGCCTGGTAGGAgcctcagtgacacccagagctGCTCGTGCTTATCTGATCTCAATTTCCTCTGCTGTTACGCAGGTGATAAAAATACATTACTTGGAAACAAGAAACCTATTTGAATACATGTCTATCTGAGCTATACATTCGTTCTGTGTGCTTGGTGTAGTGCCTATTCAAAGTGTTTCAGACCAGTTTTTATAGTGATATTATTATATTAAGTCCTGTGGGTAGGGTTGGGAAAAAAGTAGTTTAGTAGCATCTAGCTAGTGTCTAATCTATTGCAGCAGATCTTTACTACAGGGCAGTTGAATCTAAGCGGTTCTGTTCAGTGAGTCCAGGGCCGCTCGAAGTGTGTTCTAGACGTGTTTTTAGCTAGCGGTGTGCTGGGAGCATGCGGGGCGGGGTACCTGTACGTGCGGTTCCTCTGATTAACAGACGCAGTGCGTGCAGGGCTCTGCTGTGGGGGCGCCATGTTGCCATGGCGCGTCGGGCTCGAGACGTAGTCGTTAGGGACAACGGGAGGACGCACCGGCTCGAGTGTCCTATAGGGGGAGTGGCGCCTGCGAGGGGAGGGGTATGAGAGGAGTTTAACATCCACAAGTGAAGGGGGGGGAGACAAGAAAAGGAGGACAAACATGGGaaccaaaataaataaaagagaacCAGTGCAAACTCAAAATGGGGTGTAGGTGGGAAAAGGCATTAAATCCATCAGTCGTATCcacagctgctgctgcttcagTTCTTACACAGCCCAACATCAACCGAGGATAGTGATGTCTATTGATGTGCTTCAGTGGAATAAAAAGCCTCAAAACTATGAATGAGCAGCCAAGTATATTCTCCCCCTGTGATTGTGTAAGGGATGGAGCTTTGAGCGTTGTTGCCATGGAGAGCTGAACAGCCCGAATTAGAGTTGAGGGGGGAGGAGTCACATGACGTCACCCATATGGGGGTGGGGACAAAAGCAACCAAAACACCACAGACAGAGATGCCTCCTCTACaccagagactggactagagCAGTGTGTCATGGACGACTGACATGCGTCTCGTTTCAGGGGGGACATGTTtgaaggtcacacacacacacagcgcttaAACATTAGAAGAGACATAAAAACAATGTTATAAACCATTACATACATTACTGTTATGGACAGGTCTGTAGAGGGGGATACAAACTGGACAGGGACACATAACAGGACAGAGCAACAATAACAGTAGCCCATAACGTCAATAAACAGATTTGAAGATATCCATTCACTGGAACAACCACACACCTGAAGAAATTAGGTATGCACATTCATTATATCATCAAACAGCATATCATGTGCCACAGGCTAGCTTTGACCTTTTCACAAAGAGGTCTGCTCCAAACCTTAAATAAATGTCACTGAAGGTCGTTGCTGGGTGGTGAGGGGGTAGCCTGGTCCCTAGCCCACCATAGGAGGAGCAGAGGGACAACACAGCAATCTGTAGCACAAAGGGACACCTGGTGCCTGCAGGATCAGATCTTGTCCATTGATGAACATGTTTTAGATGTCTGATCGTGGTTGGCTGAGACTGAAAGCATGTTTTTCTCAAGGACGTGAGCAGCATGGACAGGAGTTGTGGCACCTGCCACGTTTACATACCCAATGGTTCCCTTCCCTGACATGGGTGGGCTGGGCGGCTTCTGTGTGGGTGGGTTGGTGCGAGGGAGACCTGCGGCTCCGGCCTTCGTGTTCTGAGCACTGGCCTGTAGGACACGGTGAGAGAggttacaaaaacaacaacagggaAGTACTAGTCAAcagagcaacacaacataacgTGGGATCAGACAAAACACACTCTGGTCTTACACGCACACCAACTGTGTTTTTAGGCTTTACATTTCGTTAGAAATCCTTACCTTAAACCTTAGCAACCACTAGGTTCATTTTAAAGGCAAATAAGTGatgcaaagagagagaaagagaaaggaggatTAGTGACTAATAGTGAGAAAATGCACAGAAACACATGTAGCAACGTTATAGGACTACAGTCCACAGATGGTGTTAGGGAAGCAGCGAACAAGTCACACACTGTCCTAGACAAAGTGACTCACACCGTTACCACCACGCCCTTGTGCTTATCCCAAGGGCCTACTACTGTCTTTGTACCAAACAGAGGGGAGTTCCCCAAAACTATTGTCGCACTAAGATCAGTGTTTGTCCATGATCTTAGTGCCACAAAAGTTTGATGAAAACTCActccagtacaaaaataaaaatgtactacTATCATCAGAAATCCAGTCGGTAAACGTCAATGCTCCCTGCTCCCTACCTTGACTCCGTGGCCCATGTCATCTAGCAGGCTGTAGTCAATTGGCTTGCGGATATAACGCACCGGCCTCTCCGGATTGGCCGGAGCAATGATCTTATGTGTGCGAGAGGTGTTCTTATTGGTGGTCAGGATGCCAATCTCCCGCCTGgccactttctctttgtggatgTCCACTGTCTGGGGCCGCACAAGGGGCAGAAATACAAGAAATAGACTTGAACAAAACAGCTTTTTGAACTAGGCCTATAAAGTAATTTTTAGGctatatggatgtgtgtgtgtgtgtgtgtatttcgcCACACGTGCATCCACGTCCAGGCAGCCGTACCTGTGAGATGTGGTTGATGGAGGACTCCATGCGGCGGAGCTGGgaggcctgaatgtcaagcatctGCAGGACATTGTTGGCCAAGGTGTTGATCAGGTAGGCTACGCTGGCCAGGGACTGGGTGGTGTAGTTCTTAGTCTCTTCCAACGCTCTGTGCTTATCTGGTGACTGAGGAGGGAGCGtgcgagagtgagtgagagagaggatgaacAGATAGACATCAGTAACAGAGAAGCGAGAGTAGAGAggcaataacaaaacaacaaagccAGGCAGCATAAAAAGGAGAGAGTCGATATCATATAAATAGGATCTTGCAGGGGCTGAAGGATGACAAGGCAAGCCCATATGTTTTCAGAGGGAAACAGAGTTTCCTGGAGATTAACCTTTCCTTGCTTTTCTGACCACAACTTCCCTTGTTGACAGTATGTACTGTACGACATTACTTTTCTCAAAAgcacaaccctctaccctccccatCTGCCCTGAATTCCATGGACGGTGTGTTAAAGACCGACTGAATGCAGGGATTCTGGCATGCGTTTCTCTGCCGCTCATTAAGAAAAAACGAGTTCTCAGGCTTGGGGGTGTGGTTCGATGTGGAAGTTACTGATGTTTGTCCCCCATGAGACACCATAGGAACAAAGCCAGTATTACTTCTTCAAAATAGTCAATGATTCTAAGAACTCAAGAAATATGGAATTAATTGAGGTTTTAGTCGTGCAGTTTTACATCTAGttaaggtgtttggtgcagtatttctcaagttaaaaaaaaagaagaaaatgtGCGACGTGTTATCTCACGTAAACAAAGTCAGATCCGTTGCACTGACGGggaggtctgtctcactgtctgcgGTAGGATTGGATAgagtgcaatcacagcagctgtGTATCCCGTGTCAGAGGGCAAGTGAGCATTGTCaaaatcaaaacccaaccctcAAGTCATGACGAACTCACTTACAAAACTCCTTTTGGACAAGACTGACTTCATGAACAAAATGATCCTAGTTCCACTGTGTAGTCAATGTTGACACTAGAACTAATGTGTCTGActaatatcgatgccacataggccgttTTCTATCAGAGAAGATGTTCATTGCCTTCAGATGCGCTTTAATAGTGAAAACTAGGCAGCCTCAGTCACGAATTCCACAAATACACACGCATGCCTTACAGGGAGTCAAGAGCACCACTAAGGAATTACATCTATTCTCAAGCATGAAGACAAACAGGTTGTCAGTAATCAAAGAAAGCTGCAGCTGTAGTGCACTGGGATGACAAGAGCACACAACCTCTCAAACTTGTAGCAGTCTCAAGATCAACTGACAGCATTCTTcagatcattttttatttatagcCAACCTGCAATTAACTCTGACGAAAACAGGTTTAACTCATACAATCCGCTCAAACTTCAGCAAAAAAATTACTGACAAATAGGCCTACATCAGGTAGACCAGAGCACTTCAATCGAACCTCTTCCTAACTGCGTGGCTtcacacagttccaactccatcaAGTTGGCTGACTACAcgacagttgtaggcctgattaccaacaacgacgagacggcctacagagaggtaggcaggcactcaggtaaacaacctctccctcaacgtcagcaaaacaaaggagcagaTTGTGGACTTCAGAAGGAACCAGGCTGTCCTCATCAATGGAGACAGTCAAAAACTTACATTTTCTCGTCGTACACATCTCAGAGGAACTGAAATGGTCAAACTACACGGATACCGTGGTGAAAAAGGTACAACAGCGACTCTtctacctcaggaagctgaagaaatccGGCCTGTCCCAGAGGACCCTCAGTGTTCTACAGGAGTACCATCGTCATCCTACTGTCGGCCCTTCCACAACGGAcatttaccctgcccccacccctAATGGACATGTATCCTTACTacagttgtaaatatgtataataacatttgtattgttattattgtttcaGTCACCTCTCTTTTTGACCTGCACAGTTAGTGCTCAGAgcttaagaatttcactgtaccctgTAATTACTTCTGCGAccctgtgtatgtgactaatctAAAACAGAAGAGCAGTGATCCATTCTGTGACTAACTATATAGGCAAGGCCTATTGGGGAACCAGCAGACTTTTATTGAACGATCTCAGATTAGCCTAATTAAATATCTTGAGTCCTGGATGGCGCAGCGGTCAAAAGCACTGGAGTTCTGAGGCgtgtcacaaccagctgtgactgGGAGCCCCATAAgagggcgcacaattggcccagcggttTCCGGGGTAGGGGAGGTTTTGGCTGGTGGGGCTTTCCTTGGCTAATCGCGCTCTAACGCCTCCGGTCGGCatttgaacggtgtttcctctgacacgtgTGTCTGacatccgggttaagcgagcagtgtgataAGTAGGCGGTTGAAGGgcgcatgacttgaccttcgcctctctcaAGTCCATTGAGGAGTTGCAGAGAAGGGAACTAATTCAGGGAGACTAATTCTGGgagaaattatttaaaaaatatgctTGTGGCCATACCACCCTGAACATGCCTGTTCAGGTTCGGGTCTGGTTAGTACTGGGGCGGGAGACttcctgggaataccaggtgccgtAAACTCCCTATTTGTTTTAATAAATACCAGTATGGAGTCCATGCTTGAGTCGTGTGTGTGAGGATGACAGTCATGATCACAGCTGGGCAGAAGCAAGATCACAGGTCAAGACATCTTCATGCTAATTTTCTTTTCCTtatcttttaaaaaatatatattttacccccttttcttggtatccaattggtagtagttcatatcttgtctcatcgctgcaaccgtacggactcgggagaggcgaaggtcgagagccatgcgtcctccgaaacacaacccaaccaagcagcactgcttcttgacacagcgcgcatccaacccggaagccagccgcaccaatgtgtcggaggaaacaccgtacacctagcgacctggtcagcgtgcactgcgcccggcccgccacaggagtcgctagtgcgcgatgagagcgtcgtccctaacccggacgaggctgggccaattgtgcgccgccccatgggcctcccggtagCAGCCGGCTGcggcagagcctgggctcgaacccagaatctctggtagCACAGCTAGCacggcgatgcagtgccttagaccattgTGCCACCCGGGAGGCCTAGTCATGTTAATTATTAACTAAACCCAATAATGTCATTGCGCATTCAGTGCCAGGACgtttgaacactggtcactttaatatttACATaccgttttacccacttcatatgtatatactgtattctactcaaGGTTCATccaatataactactgctgtacacacctttcctattcatatactgtccatacaaaCCATTACACATATGATTTATAtacatcaaatttcaaatcaaatctatttttatatagcccttcgtacatcagctgatattctcaaagtgctgtacagaaacccagcctaaaaccccaaacagcaagcaaagcatgtgaaagaagcacggtggctaggaaaaactccctaggaaaaactccctagaaaggccaaaaacctaggaagaaacctggagaggaaccaggctatgaggggtggccagtcctcttctggctgtgcagggtggatattataacagaacatggtcaagatgttaaaatgttcataaatgaccagcatggtcaaataataataatcatagtagttgtcgagggtgcaacaagcacgtccggtgataTACATATACACCGGACTCTGACAAtgctcattctgatatttcttaataaaAATgttggggatgtgtgtgtgttgttaggtaaactgcactgttggagctagaaacataagcatttcgcttccttgcgataacatctgcaaaatacacACTGGCCAGGTTATTAGGTAAACCACCTCGTTCACAAAAATGGttcactcctacagacagtgagtcacgtggccatggcttgctatataatgTAGGCACAGACAATCGAggtattcagttactgttcgattgaactttagaatgggcaaaacaagtgacctaagcaACTGAGCGTGGTATGACTGTTGGTGCCAGGCATGCCGGTTCCGGTATCTCAGAAACGtctggcctcctgggcttttcacgcacgacagtgtctagggtttactgagAAGTGTAcgacaaacaaaaacaaacagtcagcggcagtcctgtgggcgaaaacagctggttgatgagaggtaacaatcgTGCAAGCAAACAGGCGGTCCACAATCAGGCAAATAACGGTGCAGTACAACAGTGTGCAGAAAGGCA from the Salmo salar chromosome ssa17, Ssal_v3.1, whole genome shotgun sequence genome contains:
- the LOC106575181 gene encoding abl interactor 2 isoform X2, which codes for MSVGEAGIWHALIAKDVKMAELQMLLEEEIPAGRSALLDSFTNLERVAEYCESNYVQSPDKHRALEETKNYTTQSLASVAYLINTLANNVLQMLDIQASQLRRMESSINHISQTVDIHKEKVARREIGILTTNKNTSRTHKIIAPANPERPVRYIRKPIDYSLLDDMGHGVKWLLRFKASAQNTKAGAAGLPRTNPPTQKPPSPPMSGKGTIGRHSPYRTLEPVRPPVVPNDYVSSPTRHGNMAPPQQSPARTASVNQRNRTYSSGSSGGSHPSSSSRSSSRENSGSGSVGLPIAVPTPAPPPTAFPDGAGTAPALPNPAKPPPTTTTTPVPPDGLPVLSLAPNPSPTPPPEGPSVPPPPPQLPTSVTSTGPAAFSTPAQGAPQFFSMNRPVQPQNPPAVGGSLPYRRPASLTGQPNMPLALNQPNGGPHFNQVPGPLVAPPPPSMQITPQLPLMGFVARVQETISDVPPPPPPVEEAVFEEPTPPPPPPEDYEDDDEEEEEESAVVEYNDPYAEEDPPWAPRTYMEKVVAIYDYAADKEDELSFNEGAIIYVIKKNDDGWYEGTMSGTTGLFPGNYVESIMHYAE
- the LOC106575181 gene encoding abl interactor 2 isoform X5; protein product: MSVGEAGIWHALIAKDVKMAELQMLLEEEIPAGRSALLDSFTNLERVAEYCESNYVQSPDKHRALEETKNYTTQSLASVAYLINTLANNVLQMLDIQASQLRRMESSINHISQTVDIHKEKVARREIGILTTNKNTSRTHKIIAPANPERPVRYIRKPIDYSLLDDMGHGVKWLLRFKASAQNTKAGAAGLPRTNPPTQKPPSPPMSGKGTIGRHSPYRTLEPVRPPVVPNDYVSSPTRHGNMAPPQQSPARTASVNQRNRTYSSGSSGGSHPSSSSRSSSRENSGSGSVGLPIAVPTPAPPPTAFPDGAGTAPALPNPAKPPPTTTTTPVPPDGLPVLSLAPNPSPTPPPEGPSVPPPPPQLPTSVTSTGPAAFSTPAQGAPQFFSMNRPVQPQNPPAVGGSLPYRRPASLTGQPNMPLALNQPNGGPHFNQVPVSDVPPPPPPVEEAVFEEPTPPPPPPEDYEDDDEEEEEESAVVEYNDPYAEEDPPWAPRTYMEKVVAIYDYAADKEDELSFNEGAIIYVIKKNDDGWYEGTMSGTTGLFPGNYVESIMHYAE
- the LOC106575181 gene encoding abl interactor 2 isoform X11 translates to MSVGEAGIWHALIAKDVKMAELQMLLEEEIPAGRSALLDSFTNLERVAEYCESNYVQSPDKHRALEETKNYTTQSLASVAYLINTLANNVLQMLDIQASQLRRMESSINHISQTVDIHKEKVARREIGILTTNKNTSRTHKIIAPANPERPVRYIRKPIDYSLLDDMGHGVKASAQNTKAGAAGLPRTNPPTQKPPSPPMSGKGTIGRHSPYRTLEPVRPPVVPNDYVSSPTRHGNMAPPQQSPARTASVNQRNRTYSSGSSGGSHPSSSSRSSSRENSGSGSVGLPIAVPTPAPPPTAFPGAPQFFSMNRPVQPQNPPAVGGSLPYRRPASLTGQPNMPLALNQPNGGPHFNQVPGPLVAPPPPSMQITPQLPLMGFVARVQETISDVPPPPPPVEEAVFEEPTPPPPPPEDYEDDDEEEEEESAVVEYNDPYAEEDPPWAPRTYMEKVVAIYDYAADKEDELSFNEGAIIYVIKKNDDGWYEGTMSGTTGLFPGNYVESIMHYAE
- the LOC106575181 gene encoding abl interactor 2 isoform X15, translated to MSVGEAGIWHALIAKDVKMAELQMLLEEEIPAGRSALLDSFTNLERVAEYCESNYVQSPDKHRALEETKNYTTQSLASVAYLINTLANNVLQMLDIQASQLRRMESSINHISQTVDIHKEKVARREIGILTTNKNTSRTHKIIAPANPERPVRYIRKPIDYSLLDDMGHGVKWLLRFKASAQNTKAGAAGLPRTNPPTQKPPSPPMSGKGTIGSGSSGGSHPSSSSRSSSRENSGSGSVGLPIAVPTPAPPPTAFPGAPQFFSMNRPVQPQNPPAVGGSLPYRRPASLTGQPNMPLALNQPNGGPHFNQVPGPLVAPPPPSMQITPQLPLMGFVARVQETISDVPPPPPPVEEAVFEEPTPPPPPPEDYEDDDEEEEEESAVVEYNDPYAEEDPPWAPRTYMEKVVAIYDYAADKEDELSFNEGAIIYVIKKNDDGWYEGTMSGTTGLFPGNYVESIMHYAE
- the LOC106575181 gene encoding abl interactor 2 isoform X17 yields the protein MSVGEAGIWHALIAKDVKMAELQMLLEEEIPAGRSALLDSFTNLERVAEYCESNYVQSPDKHRALEETKNYTTQSLASVAYLINTLANNVLQMLDIQASQLRRMESSINHISQTVDIHKEKVARREIGILTTNKNTSRTHKIIAPANPERPVRYIRKPIDYSLLDDMGHGVKASAQNTKAGAAGLPRTNPPTQKPPSPPMSGKGTIGSGSSGGSHPSSSSRSSSRENSGSGSVGLPIAVPTPAPPPTAFPGAPQFFSMNRPVQPQNPPAVGGSLPYRRPASLTGQPNMPLALNQPNGGPHFNQVPGPLVAPPPPSMQITPQLPLMGFVARVQETISDVPPPPPPVEEAVFEEPTPPPPPPEDYEDDDEEEEEESAVVEYNDPYAEEDPPWAPRTYMEKVVAIYDYAADKEDELSFNEGAIIYVIKKNDDGWYEGTMSGTTGLFPGNYVESIMHYAE
- the LOC106575181 gene encoding abl interactor 2 isoform X18, with the translated sequence MSVGEAGIWHALIAKDVKMAELQMLLEEEIPAGRSALLDSFTNLERVAEYCESNYVQSPDKHRALEETKNYTTQSLASVAYLINTLANNVLQMLDIQASQLRRMESSINHISQTVDIHKEKVARREIGILTTNKNTSRTHKIIAPANPERPVRYIRKPIDYSLLDDMGHGVKASAQNTKAGAAGLPRTNPPTQKPPSPPMSGKGTIGSGSSGGSHPSSSSRSSSRENSGSGSVGLPIAVPTPAPPPTAFPGAPQFFSMNRPVQPQNPPAVGGSLPYRRPASLTGQPNMPLALNQPNGGPHFNQVPVSDVPPPPPPVEEAVFEEPTPPPPPPEDYEDDDEEEEEESAVVEYNDPYAEEDPPWAPRTYMEKVVAIYDYAADKEDELSFNEGAIIYVIKKNDDGWYEGTMSGTTGLFPGNYVESIMHYAE
- the LOC106575181 gene encoding abl interactor 2 isoform X14; the protein is MSVGEAGIWHALIAKDVKMAELQMLLEEEIPAGRSALLDSFTNLERVAEYCESNYVQSPDKHRALEETKNYTTQSLASVAYLINTLANNVLQMLDIQASQLRRMESSINHISQTVDIHKEKVARREIGILTTNKNTSRTHKIIAPANPERPVRYIRKPIDYSLLDDMGHGVKWLLRFKASAQNTKAGAAGLPRTNPPTQKPPSPPMSGKGTIGSGSSGGSHPSSSSRSSSRENSGSGSVGLPIAVPTPAPPPTAFPGAPQFFSMNRPVQPQNPPAVGGSLPYRRPASLTGQPNMPLALNQPNGGPHFNQVPAGPLVAPPPPSMQITPQLPLMGFVARVQETISDVPPPPPPVEEAVFEEPTPPPPPPEDYEDDDEEEEEESAVVEYNDPYAEEDPPWAPRTYMEKVVAIYDYAADKEDELSFNEGAIIYVIKKNDDGWYEGTMSGTTGLFPGNYVESIMHYAE
- the LOC106575181 gene encoding abl interactor 2 isoform X16; this translates as MSVGEAGIWHALIAKDVKMAELQMLLEEEIPAGRSALLDSFTNLERVAEYCESNYVQSPDKHRALEETKNYTTQSLASVAYLINTLANNVLQMLDIQASQLRRMESSINHISQTVDIHKEKVARREIGILTTNKNTSRTHKIIAPANPERPVRYIRKPIDYSLLDDMGHGVKASAQNTKAGAAGLPRTNPPTQKPPSPPMSGKGTIGSGSSGGSHPSSSSRSSSRENSGSGSVGLPIAVPTPAPPPTAFPGAPQFFSMNRPVQPQNPPAVGGSLPYRRPASLTGQPNMPLALNQPNGGPHFNQVPAGPLVAPPPPSMQITPQLPLMGFVARVQETISDVPPPPPPVEEAVFEEPTPPPPPPEDYEDDDEEEEEESAVVEYNDPYAEEDPPWAPRTYMEKVVAIYDYAADKEDELSFNEGAIIYVIKKNDDGWYEGTMSGTTGLFPGNYVESIMHYAE